Proteins from one Anopheles nili chromosome 2, idAnoNiliSN_F5_01, whole genome shotgun sequence genomic window:
- the LOC128727122 gene encoding ryncolin-1-like translates to MSLLITILTASLNNTRICNTTKCISVNLPDVNSTMAAAAQTVFGLCLVLCLLLVRGEISNGTEPFQSIKSNLMLQVLKRLDEIDQRISHLERRMQNNHHIATSVFIEKLEKISDKLESINKTLRQNVGTYYGSCQEAPAMLSDVYTIKPPASSVSPFKVYCEQSYRKGGWIVLSRRFDGSLNFTRDWVDYRDGFGTVEGEYWLGLEKMHRITGSDYFQLLVHLKDYEGTIKTALYDEFEIGNEASGYRLHLGAFVDGNAKDSLRISAGMMFSTPDRDNDEHAGSCAAYYASGWWYRNCMNANLNGLYQRNDPQNFTMNWFGFRDDLQGLKEATLMIREVSS, encoded by the exons ATGTCTCTCCTAATTACTATTCTTACGGCAAGCTTGAACAACACTCGCATTTGTAACACAACCAAGTGTATTAGT GTCAACTTGCCCGACGTTAACTCTACGATGGCCGCAGCGGCTCAAACCGTGTTTGGGTTATGCCTAGTGCTGTGTTTACTGCTCGTACGGGGAGAAATCTCCAATGGAACGGAACCATTTCAAAGCATAAAAAGTAACCTAATGCTTCA GGTATTGAAGAGGCTCGACGAGATTGATCAGCGGATAAGCCACCTCGAACGCAG AATGCAAAACAATCATCACATTGCCACGTCGGTTTTCATTGAAAAGCTGGAGAAAATAAGTG ATAAGCTCGAGAGCATCAATAAAACGTTGCGTCAAAACG TGGGTACGTACTACGGTTCGTGCCAGGAAGCCCCGGCCATGTTGAGTGACGTTTACACGATCAAACCGCCTGCGTCGAGTGTTTCCCCTTTCAAAGTGTACTGCGAACAGAGCTACCGGAAGGGTGGCTGGATTGTGCTGAGCCGAAGGTTTGATGGTTCGCTAAATTTCACCCGCGACTGGGTGGACTATCGCGACGGTTTTGGAACGGTCGAGGGCGAGTACTGGCTGGGGTTGGAAAAGATGCACCGCATCACCGGTTCCGACTACTTCCAGCTGTTGGTACATCTTAAGGACTACGAAGGAACGATCAAGACAGCCCTGTACGATGAGTTCGAGATCGGCAACGAAGCCAGCGGCTACCGATTGCATTTGGGTGCGTTTGTCGATGGAAACGCTAAGGATTCGCTGCGAATCAGTGCTGGGATGATGTTTTCTACACCCGATCGGGATAATGATGAGCATGCGGGATCATGCGCTGCCTACTACGCTAGTGGGTGGTGGTATAGGAACTGTATGAATGC caatcTCAATGGACTTTATCAGCGTAACGATCCGCAAAATTTTACAATGAACTGGTTCGGTTTTCGCGACGACCTTCAAGGTTTGAAGGAAGCAACTTTGATGATAAGGGAAGTGTCGTCCTAA